The region AGACACTAAGTGCGACGATGGTAGTTTTGCTGGAACGCTCATTGATGCTGGGGCTTTGGTTTGTGAAGGTGTTTTTTACGGTAATGACTCCAACCAAATTAATGAGAGTACAGAGTTATTTAACCTCACCGGCTGGAAAGAATTGACAAAGATTGATGGTTCTTCCGGCACCAATAATATTGTCACAGTTTCTGAGTTAGAGGATGGCGGCTATTCTTGGGCATTTAAAGAGACTTTCGATTTGTCTACTATCAGTGATCTATTTTTCTCTGTGAAAGGTGGCCCAAGCTTCAGTGCTTATCTTTGGGATGGTGAAACCACAAGTGGAACTTTTAATACCCAAGGTATTGTGAAAGGTAACGGAAAAGGGGGTCCTGGTTTATCTCACCTTAGTTTCTATTACCGAAATGAAACCTATACCAACCCAGATACCACACCTGTCCCGACCCCTGCGGCTCTTTTGCCTGTTCTGACGGGTGTCTTTGGCATGGCGGCAAAGCGTAAGCAAGAGGATCCTACAGAAGATGTCAATGGTTAAAAACATTAAGTAAAGACTGCTCTAAAATGCAAAATTGATTTTTAGTCTCCTCCGTAGTGCCGAGGGGACTATTTTTGTTGCGCTATTTCTGTGATGTCGGAGCAGAGAAAAAAAGACGATCGCCGTCCCTAGAGACTAGAGATGAATTGGCGATCGCCCCACCGTGGCAAATCTATTTGAATGTTTGGGAAGGAATTTAGTGACGTAATGACGGCATTCTAAAACGGTATTTTAAAAATGGCGTACTAAACCTGTGACGATTCCCCAAATATCCAAGTCAATATCTTCTAAAAGCTTTACTGATGTGGCACTGAGACGAACACTGAGATCTTTGTGTTCTTCAATGAGCTGCACTAATGAAAACTGTCCATCGTAAATGGCGATCGCCATCTGATTTGGCCCAATGGCAACAGTGCGGTCAACGATCAGTAAATCCCCTTCGTCTAGCCCTAAAAACTGGCCAGAATCTCCGGCTACAGTGAAAAAAAATGTTTCAGACGGACGGGGAATTAAAGACTGATTGAGATCGAGAGGG is a window of [Limnothrix rosea] IAM M-220 DNA encoding:
- a CDS encoding LexA family protein → MSCSTLDPLQYPLDLNQSLIPRPSETFFFTVAGDSGQFLGLDEGDLLIVDRTVAIGPNQMAIAIYDGQFSLVQLIEEHKDLSVRLSATSVKLLEDIDLDIWGIVTGLVRHF
- a CDS encoding PTPA-CTERM sorting domain-containing protein, with protein sequence MAKIIKGKFNRSWLLSTLAIAAFGIVLAPNLEASAKGKPDGVGKPKEQKTEHTSNDTATGIQFFDTDTKCDDGSFAGTLIDAGALVCEGVFYGNDSNQINESTELFNLTGWKELTKIDGSSGTNNIVTVSELEDGGYSWAFKETFDLSTISDLFFSVKGGPSFSAYLWDGETTSGTFNTQGIVKGNGKGGPGLSHLSFYYRNETYTNPDTTPVPTPAALLPVLTGVFGMAAKRKQEDPTEDVNG